The nucleotide sequence CCGACGGCAGCATTCAGGACTCCAAGCTGGCGCAGAATATCTTGACCGCCGAGGCGGTGCTCAAGGGCAAACCGGTTCCGGCCGGCGGCTTCGAGCCCAGCAAATTCAGCACGCTGTCGGGCACCGGCGCCATTCAGCAGGGCGTGCTGAACAACCAGGACCTGCAGCTGCTCACCCCCGGCTGGCGCGCCAAGGGAGCAGGCAAGGTGGATCTGGTCCGGAACCGGGTGGACTACGTGCTGTCCGTGGGCGAGCTCAAGCCCGACACGCGCTGGTTGCCGATCCGCATCAGCGGGCCCTTCGCCAAGCTCAACTATCAGTTGCAGCTGGACAAGATGGTGGAGCAGGCCGCCAAGCAGGAGGCCAAGAAAGCGGTGCAGAAAGAGGTTGAAAAACAAAAGCAAAAACTGCAGCAGGACCTGCAGAAAGGCCTGCAGGACCTGTTCAAGCTGAAGTAACCGTGCATCGCTACCTCTGGGTTCTGCTGCTCTGGCCCCTGTGGGGGCAGGCCGCCGAGGTACATACCCTGGAGGTGCATTATGTGGACGGCGCCCTCAACGTTCAG is from Gammaproteobacteria bacterium and encodes:
- a CDS encoding AsmA-like C-terminal region-containing protein, with translation LNANAALDVRQATPVWRGGFNLQNVKLGDLLQDYAGDRYLSGLTQASAQISTQGNRISALRGALGGNVSFKITDGSIQDSKLAQNILTAEAVLKGKPVPAGGFEPSKFSTLSGTGAIQQGVLNNQDLQLLTPGWRAKGAGKVDLVRNRVDYVLSVGELKPDTRWLPIRISGPFAKLNYQLQLDKMVEQAAKQEAKKAVQKEVEKQKQKLQQDLQKGLQDLFKLK